Genomic DNA from Vibrio vulnificus CMCP6:
GGTCGAGTTAGGTGAAAAAGCCGATTTGGCCATTGTCGTTGGGGGTGATGGCAATATGCTCGGTGCAGCCCGTATTCTCTCTCGCTTTAACACCCGTGTTATCGGGGTAAACAGAGGCAATCTTGGATTCTTGACCGACTTAAACCCTGAAGATTTCCAGCACTCTCTGGAAGCCGTTTTGGACGGAGCCTACATCGAGGAAGAACGATTTTTGCTTGAAGCAGAAATCCACCGCCATGGGCAAGTAAAAAGCCACAACGCCGCACTCAATGAAGCCGTGCTCCATCCGGGGCAAGTCGCGCATATGATTGAGTTTGAGGTTTACATCGATGAGAGCTTTGCATTTTCCCTACGTGCAGACGGTTTAATTGTCTCCACACCAACAGGTTCAACCGCTTACTCGCTCTCTGGCGGAGGCCCCATTTTATCACCGAGCCTGAACGCCATTTCTTTGGTGCCAATGTTCCCTCATACACTTTCAAGTCGACCATTAGTCGTGGATGGCAATCGCAGGATTAAACTACTGGTATCGCCAGACAACCGGGGAACGCAAGAAGTCAGCTGTGATGGCCAAGTCTCTCTTCCCGTTTCTCCCGGCGATGAGATTCATATCTATCAAAGCCCAAATCGACTTCGTCTGATCCATCCAAAAGACTACAGTTACTATCACGTCTTACGTAACAAGCTTGGTTGGTCGAGCAAGTTGTTCTAAATCTCCTTCCTTAAAAGGGTTAAGGCGTACCTTAACCCTCTGTACGATCATCAAAAAACACTCTTCCGACAAAGGAAATTCAACTTATCACCTTAGCTTTGCCTTTACATTTTCTTCTATGGAAACAGCACTCTATTGGTAAATAAAACCGCCTTCACATTTTTTCTCTTGGAGATCTTTACTGTATAAAGAAACAGTATATACTGAATTTATATACAGTATTGTTCAGTTATACAGGTAAACCAAAATGCTGGCTCATTTAAGTGTTAATAATTTTGCTATTGTTAAGTCTTTACAACTCGAGCTGTCAAAAGGCATGACAACCATTACCGGTGAAACCGGAGCAGGTAAATCCATTGCTATTGACGCACTGGGTCTATGCCTTGGTGGACGCGCAGAAGCCAGTATGGTGAGGCAAGGCGAGGACAAAACTGAAGTCAGTGCCGCCTTTCTACTCGACAACAATCTTCACGCCACACGCTGGCTAGAAGACAACGAACTTTTAGACGGCAGTGAATGTATTTTACGCCGCATTATTACCAGTGAAGGGCGCTCTAGAGCCTTCATCAACGGCAGTCCGGTTCCCCTTTCTCAGCTAAAAGCATTGGGACAACTGCTGATCAACATTCACGGCCAGCACGCCCATCATCAATTGATGAAGAGCGAACATCAAATGGCCATGGTGGATCAATACGCTGGCCACCTCAACTTGCTGAAAAACACACGTGTCGCTTACCAAAATTGGCGCCAAGCAGATAATCATCTAAAACAGTTGCAAGAGAACAGCCTCCAAAACCAAGCTCAAAAACAGTTATTGGAATACCAAATAAAAGAACTCAATGAACTTGCGATTGGTGAAGAAGAATTTACTGAGCTCGAACAAGAACACAAGTTGCTATCCAATAGCGGAGAGCTCGCCAGTACTTGCCAACATGCAATAGAACTTATCTACGAAGGCGAAGACGTTAACGCACTCGGTATTTTGCAAAGCGCCAGCAATGCTTTGATTGAATTGGCAGAGCTAGACCCGAAACTCAGTGCTCTTCCTGATATGGTCGCCGAAGCGATCATTCAGCTTGAAGAAGCCAACAGTGAACTCAGAAATTACCTCGATCGTATCGATGTCGATCCAGCTCGTATGGCCTATGTTGAGCAGCGTTTTTCCAAGGTAATGTCCGTGGCTCGTAAACACCACGTTCAACCTGAAGAGCTTTATCAACATCATCAAGATCTGCTGCAACAAATAGAAGCGTTAGATTGCTCCGATGAAAAAATGGATGAGTTAGCCGCCAATGTGCAGGTTAAATACCAAGACTATCTTGAACAAGCGGAGAAACTGCATAAATCCCGCTGTCGCTATGCCAAAGAACTCAACAAGCTGATTAGCCAAAGTATGCATGAACTGAGCATGGAAAAGGCAGTCTTTAACATTGAAGTCAACAATGAAGGCACACATCCCTCGCCATTAGGCTTAGACACTGTGTGCTTCTTGGTTTCAACCAACCCAGGCCAACCACTGCAACCTATTGCTAAAGTCGCTTCTGGTGGTGAGTTGTCGCGCATTTCTCTTGCCATTCAAGTCATCACGGCGCAAAAAGTCGACACACCTAGCCTCATTTTTGATGAAGTAGACGTAGGTATCAGTGGGCCAACAGCGGCGGTCGTCGGAAAAATGCTGCGTAAACTGGGAGAATCAACTCAGGTGCTATGTGTGACTCACTTACCGCAAGTTGCAGGGTGTGGTCATCAGCAAATGTTCGTGGCTAAGAACACCAAAAATGGCACCACAGAAACACAAATGCGCTTGTTAGACCAAAATCAGCGCGTGTCGGAGTTAGCACGCCTACTTGGTGGAAGCCAAATTACTGAATCCACACTCGCCAATGCAAAAGAGTTGCTGATCGCAGCGTAGTTTAAGCCTTCTTCAACAATCAGCCAGGTTCCTTGAGCCTGGCTTTTTTCTTCATAAATGCAACTCATCTCAAAATTCGTTGTCTGATTCCTCAATACTCTCCACAGAGCTTTTTACATCTGAGCCGAGCTTGTTTATTATCGGTCGCAGTATTTTTGAGGTTACTAAGAATTTAGCTATGCAATTAAAGAAGTGGTTGGTTGCCTTACCATTGGCAATGACAATGCTGACAGGCTGCTCGGTGTTAGAAAAACTGGTCTATCGTATTGATATCAACCAAGGTAACTACGTTGAACAACAAGCGGTTGATAAATTGAAATTTGGCATGACCAAAGCACAAGTGCGCTTTGTCATGGGTTCACCGATGCTGATCGAAAATGGCTATCCAAATACTTGGTACTATATCTACCACCATACGGAAGGGCACAAAGAGTCTATCCAGAAAAACCTTATCGTTAACTTCAACGATGATGGCACATTGGTGGATATTGCAGGAGACTTTCCTGCCAGTGATAGCTTTTTTGAAGGGCTCCGTTAAGCGTTATAGAGTACCTTCCGCATCCATTACGATGGTCCTATAACAACAAACCCCGAGAATTCGGGGTTTGTTTTAGCCAGTATTGAAGCTGAAGTTAGTCCGCTTTGCGCAGTGGGCTTGGTTTGCCTCCTGTGACAGGATCCGCCGCACCACTCTCTTTTGCTTGCTCAGCACGTTTACGACGAATCTCTTTGGGATCGGCCAATAAAGGACGATAAATTTCAATACGATCTTTATCGCGCACCGTTGCATCTAATTTCACCAAACGGCTAAACACCCCAACCTTATTTTTGCCAAGGTCAATCTCGGGATAGATCTCTAACACGCCAGATTGACGAATGATCTCTTCCACTGTCGCTTGTTGGTTCACCACAAGGGTTAATACACGTTGCTCCTGAGGTAAAGCATAAACCACCTCAACGTGGATCATCTCAGATTCAATACTCATAAATACACCTGCTTCGCACGCTGAGTAAATGCATTGACCATATTATTGGTCAGCTCATTAAAGATTTTGCCAAAGGCGAGCTCAATCATCTTGCTTGAAAACTCAAACTCCAGCTTTAACTCAACTTTGCACGCTTGCTCATCTAAGGCAGTAAAGAACCACCCTCCTTTGAGGGTTTTAAAGGGGCCATCGACCAGCGTCATCATGATCGCTTCACCTGGAACAAGATGATTAGCGGTGGTGAAAGTTTTGCTGATACCCGCCTTTGCCACATCTACCGACGCGACCATATTGGAGTCCGACGCCTCGATCACTCGGCTCCCAGAACAACCTGGCAAAAATTCAGGGTACTTTGCCACATCATTCACTAGGGCATACATCTGTTCTGCACTAAACGATACCAATGCAGACCGGGTGACTTGCTTCATAGACTCTCCTCTCACAGCTTTCATTTCAAAGCGCCAAACAATTTTACTGTTATTCTGAGCCAGCGCAAACAAAAGCATTTCCTATCAAAGTTGCACACCGTATAATGGCATCACTATGGCAAAGAAAAATTCAAAACCAAAAGCGGGTAGCAACACTATCGCGCTGAACAAAAAAGCTCGCCACGAATATTTCATAGAAGATGAGATTGAAGCAGGCATGGAGCTACAAGGGTGGGAAGTGAAAGCTCTTCGCCAGGGCAAAGCCAATATTTCTGAAAGTTACGTATTTATGCGTGACGGCGAAGCCTTCGTTAGCGGCATGACTATCACTCCTTTGAATCAAGCGTCGACACACGTAGTAGCGAACCCTACCCGTGTGCGCAAACTGCTCATGAGCCGTCGTGAACTTGATAACTTACTCGGACGTATCAACCGCGAAGGCATGACATTAGCAGCACTTTCCCTCTACTGGGCTCGCTCATGGGTGAAGATCAAAATCGGTGTAGCAAAAGGTAAAAAGCTACACGATAAACGTGATGATATTAAAGATCGCGATTGGCAACGCCAAAAAGCTCGCGTGATGAAGAGTTCACTGCGTTAAACTTAACCACTTAGACGCATACTACTGGACAGAAAAGGCTTTTCTGGTAGTATGCCCGAATTACCTTGGGGCTGATTTAGGATTCGACGGGAATTTTGCAGTCTGAGGTGCATGCCGAGGTGCGGTAGGCCTCGTTAACAAACCGCAAAAAAATAGTCGCAAACGACGAAAACTACGCACTAGCAGCTTAATAAACTGCTCAGAGCCCTCTCGCCCTAGCTTCCGCTTGTAAGACGGGGAATCACGAGGGGTCAAACCAAATCAAGCTGGCGTGGATTCCCCCACCTGAGGGATGAAGCGTAAGATATAATTCAGGTTAGCTATTCATTCGCGTGTCGGTTCGCAGGTGGTAGTGAAATTAAAGATCGACTAAGCATGTAGTACCAATGATGAATGGTTTTCGGACGGGGGTTCAAATCCCCCCAGCTCCACCAAACATCAAAACGAAAGCGCTCGGAAGAGCGCTTTTTTTTTTCGCCTGAAGCCTTATAGAACGGGCGCTCATCACACTTTCGGAAATCTGAATCGTTCGGAAGCGTTCGGTTGAAATCGGTGCAATCCGCCAACTTTTGTTCCCCGTTGCGTTCCCCAATTCCCCCAATTATATTGCTGGGGAACAGTTGGCGTCCCCGACTATTTTGGGGAGCACTAAAAGGATCTAAATGATGGCTAGAAGAAACCCTGACAAAACTTATGATAAGGCATCTCTGCAAGACGGCAAGAAAGAACAACTCATCAGCGACGGTGATAATCTTTATCTTCGCTTGCGCTTGGGAAAAAATAAAAAGACGAAAAAATCTTGGCAATTCAACTATCATCATCCACTGACTAAAAAACGCATCAAACTAACAATCGGAAACTATCCCGCACTTACACTCAAAGACGCTCGAAAGAAGGCGGAAAATTATCTAGAGTTACTTGAAAAAAACATCGATCCTCAAGAGTACGAGCGCACGGGTGGCATTAACGCAATTGA
This window encodes:
- the nadK gene encoding NAD(+) kinase, whose protein sequence is MKKPFNVIAIIGKPRDQQAIQTHRDLYHWLSSLGYQVFIDDRLSAILNDVPEEHFSGLVELGEKADLAIVVGGDGNMLGAARILSRFNTRVIGVNRGNLGFLTDLNPEDFQHSLEAVLDGAYIEEERFLLEAEIHRHGQVKSHNAALNEAVLHPGQVAHMIEFEVYIDESFAFSLRADGLIVSTPTGSTAYSLSGGGPILSPSLNAISLVPMFPHTLSSRPLVVDGNRRIKLLVSPDNRGTQEVSCDGQVSLPVSPGDEIHIYQSPNRLRLIHPKDYSYYHVLRNKLGWSSKLF
- the recN gene encoding DNA repair protein RecN yields the protein MLAHLSVNNFAIVKSLQLELSKGMTTITGETGAGKSIAIDALGLCLGGRAEASMVRQGEDKTEVSAAFLLDNNLHATRWLEDNELLDGSECILRRIITSEGRSRAFINGSPVPLSQLKALGQLLINIHGQHAHHQLMKSEHQMAMVDQYAGHLNLLKNTRVAYQNWRQADNHLKQLQENSLQNQAQKQLLEYQIKELNELAIGEEEFTELEQEHKLLSNSGELASTCQHAIELIYEGEDVNALGILQSASNALIELAELDPKLSALPDMVAEAIIQLEEANSELRNYLDRIDVDPARMAYVEQRFSKVMSVARKHHVQPEELYQHHQDLLQQIEALDCSDEKMDELAANVQVKYQDYLEQAEKLHKSRCRYAKELNKLISQSMHELSMEKAVFNIEVNNEGTHPSPLGLDTVCFLVSTNPGQPLQPIAKVASGGELSRISLAIQVITAQKVDTPSLIFDEVDVGISGPTAAVVGKMLRKLGESTQVLCVTHLPQVAGCGHQQMFVAKNTKNGTTETQMRLLDQNQRVSELARLLGGSQITESTLANAKELLIAA
- the bamE gene encoding outer membrane protein assembly factor BamE, which encodes MQLKKWLVALPLAMTMLTGCSVLEKLVYRIDINQGNYVEQQAVDKLKFGMTKAQVRFVMGSPMLIENGYPNTWYYIYHHTEGHKESIQKNLIVNFNDDGTLVDIAGDFPASDSFFEGLR
- a CDS encoding RnfH family protein; protein product: MSIESEMIHVEVVYALPQEQRVLTLVVNQQATVEEIIRQSGVLEIYPEIDLGKNKVGVFSRLVKLDATVRDKDRIEIYRPLLADPKEIRRKRAEQAKESGAADPVTGGKPSPLRKAD
- a CDS encoding SRPBCC family protein, translating into MKQVTRSALVSFSAEQMYALVNDVAKYPEFLPGCSGSRVIEASDSNMVASVDVAKAGISKTFTTANHLVPGEAIMMTLVDGPFKTLKGGWFFTALDEQACKVELKLEFEFSSKMIELAFGKIFNELTNNMVNAFTQRAKQVYL
- the smpB gene encoding SsrA-binding protein SmpB, with protein sequence MAKKNSKPKAGSNTIALNKKARHEYFIEDEIEAGMELQGWEVKALRQGKANISESYVFMRDGEAFVSGMTITPLNQASTHVVANPTRVRKLLMSRRELDNLLGRINREGMTLAALSLYWARSWVKIKIGVAKGKKLHDKRDDIKDRDWQRQKARVMKSSLR